In one Lachnospiraceae bacterium GAM79 genomic region, the following are encoded:
- a CDS encoding MobA/MobL family protein, which produces MAIFHYTIKIVGRSKGKSVISASAYLNGDVMKNEETGRISYYTSKKEVVYTSLMMCENAPPEWQIVPEENIKRFQKSVRYKRSEDKEAALEKFKITFQKQRLWNEVLKIEKSADAQLGRSFEFALPKEWSRQEQIQYTADYIKKTFVDKGMCADWSIHDKGDGNPHVHLLLTMRPFNPDHSWGKKEVKDWDFVRDKSGNIVIDESHPNWWQDKKNPDRHGIRIPVLDENGIQKIGARNRLQWKRVLTDATGWNNPKNCELWRSEWAKVCNEHLPLHNQVDHRSYEKQGKLQIPTIHEGADARKIEQKFLAGQEIKGSWKVAENQIIKQQNTLLQKILDTFGKVSGALSLWKERLNDIRRKPGNYTLNGVHDWANRRTADLNGRNASGNAEPGHPTLSYAGTESEIAKIKQRVIRAAQHFAKYRGTTFQDGRTENEDRTFGKRKSAMADIGTEAEQRKQFITETEHRIAELEQQVEKGRDIDERIQRIKERRTVGRTSALDRGDTRRVGTERPAYRGTEDAAQRISDLEREIKQREQSREYSSIKERLEAGRQSIAEREREAAKRKRHDRGMSR; this is translated from the coding sequence ATGGCGATTTTTCATTACACAATCAAAATAGTCGGACGAAGTAAAGGGAAATCTGTTATCTCCGCTTCCGCATATCTCAATGGGGATGTGATGAAAAACGAGGAAACCGGGCGAATCAGTTATTACACTTCTAAAAAAGAAGTGGTCTACACCAGTCTGATGATGTGCGAAAACGCACCTCCTGAATGGCAGATAGTACCAGAAGAAAATATAAAACGCTTTCAAAAATCTGTCCGATACAAAAGGTCAGAAGATAAAGAAGCTGCTTTAGAAAAATTTAAAATCACATTTCAGAAACAACGGTTATGGAATGAGGTATTGAAGATTGAAAAAAGTGCAGATGCCCAACTTGGCAGGTCATTTGAATTTGCCCTCCCCAAAGAATGGAGCAGACAGGAACAGATTCAATATACAGCCGACTATATCAAAAAAACATTTGTGGATAAGGGAATGTGTGCTGATTGGAGTATCCACGACAAAGGGGATGGCAATCCTCATGTCCATCTGCTTCTGACAATGCGCCCTTTTAACCCGGATCATTCTTGGGGGAAGAAAGAAGTCAAAGATTGGGATTTTGTCAGAGATAAAAGCGGAAATATCGTGATTGATGAATCCCATCCGAACTGGTGGCAGGATAAGAAAAACCCTGACCGTCATGGAATCCGTATCCCTGTATTAGATGAAAACGGAATCCAGAAGATTGGTGCAAGAAACCGCCTGCAATGGAAACGGGTACTGACCGATGCTACGGGATGGAACAATCCAAAAAACTGTGAACTGTGGCGGAGCGAGTGGGCAAAGGTGTGTAATGAACATCTGCCTTTGCATAATCAGGTCGATCACCGTTCTTACGAAAAGCAGGGAAAACTCCAGATTCCTACCATCCATGAAGGTGCTGACGCAAGAAAGATTGAACAAAAGTTTCTTGCCGGGCAGGAAATAAAAGGTTCGTGGAAAGTAGCGGAAAATCAAATCATAAAACAACAAAACACGTTATTGCAAAAGATACTGGACACCTTTGGGAAAGTATCAGGTGCATTATCATTATGGAAGGAGCGATTAAATGACATTAGAAGAAAGCCGGGAAATTATACCCTTAATGGAGTCCATGATTGGGCAAATCGAAGAACAGCAGACCTTAATGGCAGAAATGCTTCTGGAAATGCAGAACCGGGACACCCAACTCTCTCTTATGCAGGAACAGAATCAGAAATTGCAAAAATTAAACAGCGAGTTATCCGAGCTGCTCAACATTTTGCCAAATACCGAGGAACTACTTTCCAAGATGGAAGAACAGAAAACGAAGATAGAACTTTTGGAAAACGAAAATCAGCAATGGCAGATATTGGCACAGAAGCTGAACAGCGAAAACAGTTTATTACTGAAACAGAACACCGAATTGCTGAACTGGAACAGCAGGTAGAGAAAGGACGTGATATAGATGAACGAATCCAGAGAATTAAAGAACGCCGAACAGTTGGAAGAACTTCTGCTCTTGACCGAGGAGATACAAGAAGAGTTGGAACAGAAAGACCAGCTTATCGTGGAACTGAAGACGCAGCTCAACGAATCTCTGACCTTGAACGAGAAATTAAACAAAGAGAACAGAGCCGGGAATATTCAAGCATTAAAGAACGACTTGAAGCTGGCAGACAGAGCATTGCGGAGCGAGAAAGAGAAGCTGCGAAGCGCAAACGTCACGATAGAGGAATGTCAAGATAA
- a CDS encoding DUF3847 domain-containing protein, whose product MAKSTKSYEERMLEMEKKEQESLEKAKRYAAQKKELLKRKKAEESKKRTHRLCQVGGAVESVLGAPIEEEDIPKLIGFLKKQEANGKFFSKAMQKETHTDMEEV is encoded by the coding sequence ATGGCAAAATCAACAAAAAGTTATGAAGAACGAATGCTTGAAATGGAAAAGAAGGAACAGGAAAGCCTTGAAAAAGCAAAACGATATGCAGCACAGAAGAAAGAACTTCTGAAACGAAAGAAAGCCGAAGAAAGTAAAAAACGAACCCATAGGCTCTGTCAGGTTGGCGGTGCGGTGGAATCCGTTCTCGGTGCGCCTATCGAGGAAGAGGACATCCCAAAGCTGATTGGTTTTCTGAAAAAGCAGGAAGCCAATGGGAAATTTTTTTCAAAGGCAATGCAGAAAGAAACACATACCGATATGGAGGAAGTGTAA
- a CDS encoding helix-turn-helix domain-containing protein: MTQRKIALSIEEAADYTGIGRNTLRQLVEWKKLPVLKVGRKVLIKTDILEMFMEANEGRDLRDRGNVKAVTRTAAN, translated from the coding sequence ATGACGCAAAGAAAAATTGCATTATCCATCGAAGAAGCTGCTGACTATACGGGAATCGGCAGAAACACCTTAAGACAGCTTGTAGAATGGAAGAAACTTCCAGTATTAAAGGTTGGTCGCAAAGTCCTGATTAAAACCGATATTCTGGAAATGTTTATGGAAGCGAATGAAGGTCGTGATTTGAGGGATAGAGGAAATGTAAAAGCCGTAACAAGAACTGCGGCAAATTAA
- a CDS encoding helix-turn-helix domain-containing protein, translating into MKDKELRKLIGSRVKQRRLELNLTQPYVAEKMGVTASTILRYENGSIDNTKKMVLEGLSEALHVSVEWLKGETDEYETDITDKRELQIRDAMGDILEQLPLALTKEEDAFSKDLLLLMLKQYGLFLDSFQFACKNFKGNAGQTDIAKTIGFESNDEYNEIMFLREITPTINAFNEMADVVRLYSKKPKTAEQRLANLLSEVLYEDSESV; encoded by the coding sequence ATGAAAGATAAAGAACTACGCAAGCTGATAGGCAGCAGAGTAAAACAGCGCCGTCTGGAATTGAATCTGACACAGCCTTATGTCGCAGAAAAGATGGGTGTTACCGCTTCTACAATCCTGCGTTATGAGAATGGTTCGATTGACAATACGAAAAAAATGGTGCTGGAAGGTCTTTCGGAAGCACTCCATGTATCTGTGGAATGGCTCAAAGGGGAAACAGATGAATATGAAACCGACATTACGGATAAGAGAGAGTTACAGATTCGTGATGCGATGGGAGATATTCTGGAACAGTTACCGCTTGCCCTTACCAAAGAAGAAGATGCTTTTTCAAAAGATTTATTACTGCTGATGTTAAAACAATATGGTCTGTTTTTGGATTCCTTCCAGTTCGCCTGCAAAAACTTCAAGGGGAATGCTGGTCAGACGGATATTGCCAAAACAATAGGGTTTGAATCGAATGATGAATATAATGAGATTATGTTCTTAAGGGAAATCACTCCTACCATCAATGCTTTTAATGAGATGGCAGACGTTGTAAGGCTCTATTCCAAGAAACCAAAAACAGCAGAACAAAGGCTTGCAAATCTTTTATCAGAAGTCTTATACGAAGATTCCGAATCGGTATAG
- a CDS encoding site-specific integrase has protein sequence MAKGSVRKKGKKWYYRFYVEDASGNLVQKECVGTESKSETEKLLRQAMDDYEKKKFVAKAENLTVGQLLDVWAEEELKTGTLSNGTVENYLGTIRNIKKHPLAERKLKNVTSEHLQSFFDLLSFGGVHPDGKERKGYSKDYIHSFSAVMQQSFRFAVFPKQYITFNPMQYIKLRYQTDEVDLFSDEDMDGNVQPISREDYERLLAYLQKKNPAAILPIQIAYYAGLRIGEACGLAWQDVNLEEQCLTIRRSIRYDGSKRKYIIGPTKRKKVRVVDFGDTLVEIFRNARKEQLKNRMQYGELYHTNYYKEVKEKNRVYYEYYCLDRTEEVPTDYKEISFVCLRPDGCLELPTTLGTVCRKVAKTLEGFEGFHFHQLRHTYTSNLLANGAAPKDVQELLGHSDVSTTMNVYAHSTRDAKRKSVRLLDKVVGND, from the coding sequence ATGGCAAAAGGATCTGTAAGAAAAAAAGGAAAGAAATGGTACTACCGCTTCTATGTAGAGGACGCAAGCGGCAATCTTGTTCAGAAAGAATGCGTTGGAACAGAAAGCAAAAGTGAAACTGAAAAGCTGCTCCGTCAGGCAATGGATGATTATGAGAAAAAGAAATTTGTTGCCAAAGCGGAAAATCTCACAGTCGGACAACTTCTGGATGTGTGGGCAGAGGAGGAATTAAAAACAGGTACGCTCAGCAATGGTACTGTGGAGAATTACCTCGGAACAATCCGAAATATTAAGAAACATCCGCTGGCAGAACGGAAATTAAAAAATGTAACCTCTGAGCATTTGCAATCTTTCTTTGATTTGCTTTCCTTCGGGGGAGTTCATCCCGATGGAAAAGAGAGAAAGGGTTACAGCAAAGATTACATCCATTCTTTTTCCGCAGTCATGCAGCAGTCTTTCCGCTTTGCAGTATTTCCAAAACAGTATATTACGTTCAATCCCATGCAGTATATTAAACTGCGGTATCAGACGGATGAAGTGGATTTGTTTTCCGATGAGGATATGGACGGAAATGTCCAACCAATTTCACGAGAAGATTATGAAAGATTGCTTGCTTATCTGCAAAAAAAGAACCCAGCCGCAATACTTCCAATCCAGATAGCCTATTATGCCGGGCTTCGTATTGGAGAAGCCTGCGGTTTGGCATGGCAGGACGTAAATCTGGAAGAACAATGCCTTACCATAAGACGCAGCATCCGATATGATGGCTCAAAGCGCAAATATATCATCGGACCAACCAAGCGGAAAAAAGTAAGGGTTGTTGATTTTGGAGATACACTGGTAGAGATTTTCCGTAATGCCCGGAAAGAGCAGTTAAAAAATCGAATGCAGTACGGAGAACTTTATCACACGAACTACTACAAAGAGGTCAAAGAGAAAAACAGAGTGTACTACGAATATTATTGTTTAGACAGAACAGAGGAAGTCCCGACAGATTATAAAGAAATTTCTTTCGTCTGTTTAAGACCGGATGGTTGTTTGGAACTTCCAACTACTTTGGGGACTGTTTGCAGAAAGGTGGCAAAAACATTAGAGGGATTTGAAGGCTTTCATTTCCACCAGTTACGTCACACCTATACAAGCAACCTTTTAGCAAATGGAGCTGCCCCAAAAGATGTGCAGGAATTGTTGGGACACTCAGATGTCAGTACCACAATGAACGTCTATGCTCACTCCACAAGAGATGCGAAACGAAAATCAGTTCGGCTTCTTGATAAAGTGGTGGGCAATGACTAA
- a CDS encoding GNAT family N-acetyltransferase has protein sequence MNYSIRELKQDGNKVLDTFLYEAIFIPEGVSAPPKDIINQPDLQVYVKDFGKNKGDLCLVAQVGDKIVGAVWVRIMNDYGHIDNETPSFAISLLKEYRNYGIGTELMKQMLTKLKLEGYKQASLSVQKMNYAVRMYRKIGFEIIDENDEEYIMICKL, from the coding sequence ATGAATTATTCAATAAGAGAATTAAAACAAGATGGAAATAAGGTATTAGATACTTTTTTGTACGAGGCGATTTTTATTCCCGAAGGAGTTTCTGCACCGCCCAAAGATATTATTAACCAACCAGATTTGCAAGTATATGTAAAAGACTTTGGTAAGAATAAGGGAGACTTATGTTTGGTTGCTCAAGTTGGGGATAAAATTGTTGGTGCCGTATGGGTTCGGATTATGAATGATTATGGTCATATAGATAATGAAACACCGTCTTTTGCAATTTCACTTCTTAAGGAGTATAGAAACTATGGTATCGGAACAGAATTAATGAAACAGATGCTAACAAAACTAAAATTAGAAGGATATAAACAAGCATCATTATCAGTTCAAAAGATGAATTATGCTGTCCGTATGTATAGGAAGATAGGATTTGAAATTATTGATGAAAATGATGAAGAATATATTATGATTTGTAAATTATAG
- a CDS encoding alpha/beta fold hydrolase, whose amino-acid sequence MKKWTKILLIIVIVILLLFVGMSYFIGTQVFMGSTQLVTCEDTSKVKDSFWERYNMDYDVFCSTYTIEKVEITSTFDEHMIPADYIYALGEEGDKNNPTVILVHGLGGNRYTNYPLAEMFLQKGYNVLTYDQRSSNENTAQYTTFGYWEKYDLIDYIDYVYSHAPEQVIGIWGTSFGGATAGLAMGDKDVENKVDFLILDCPVSDMKWMVEEEMRKMDIGLPISYMTFCGNIINKMKLGFSYDDANVCDKIADIEIPVLVINSEADTLTPQFMGQEIYDSIQNEEIKMIWTVTDSEHTEIWLDHNQEYREKVQELLNFTK is encoded by the coding sequence ATGAAGAAATGGACAAAAATATTGTTGATAATAGTTATAGTTATTTTACTTTTGTTTGTGGGAATGTCCTATTTTATAGGGACGCAAGTTTTCATGGGGTCTACTCAATTGGTTACTTGTGAAGATACTTCAAAAGTGAAAGATAGTTTTTGGGAAAGATATAATATGGATTATGATGTTTTCTGCAGTACATATACTATAGAAAAAGTTGAAATCACTTCAACTTTTGATGAACATATGATACCGGCAGATTACATATATGCTCTTGGTGAAGAAGGAGATAAGAATAATCCAACAGTTATTTTAGTGCATGGTCTTGGTGGAAATCGTTATACCAATTATCCTTTAGCAGAAATGTTTTTACAGAAAGGATATAATGTATTGACTTATGACCAGAGAAGTAGCAACGAAAATACAGCTCAATATACTACATTTGGATACTGGGAAAAATATGATTTGATTGATTACATTGATTATGTCTATAGCCATGCACCGGAGCAAGTGATAGGAATATGGGGTACATCGTTTGGTGGAGCAACTGCAGGATTAGCAATGGGAGATAAGGATGTTGAAAACAAAGTGGATTTTCTGATTCTAGATTGTCCGGTTAGTGATATGAAATGGATGGTAGAAGAAGAAATGAGAAAGATGGATATTGGATTGCCTATATCTTACATGACATTCTGTGGCAACATTATCAACAAAATGAAATTGGGATTTAGTTATGATGATGCAAATGTATGTGACAAAATTGCAGATATTGAAATTCCGGTTTTGGTAATAAACAGTGAAGCAGATACATTAACCCCACAGTTTATGGGACAAGAAATATATGATTCAATACAAAATGAAGAAATTAAAATGATTTGGACGGTAACTGATAGTGAACATACAGAAATATGGTTAGATCATAACCAAGAATATCGAGAAAAGGTTCAAGAATTATTGAATTTTACTAAATGA